Proteins found in one Chloroflexota bacterium genomic segment:
- a CDS encoding aminomethyl transferase family protein, which translates to MTQSLVIDGLKRRRVPINLRQSGNSDARILISTRIRKSPWWHLSKAAGCWAYTTYNHLYHPRAYVRPEDGGLLEEYRYLTQHVSMWDVAVERQIQVKGPDAADFVNLLITRDVHALLPPMQARYVILCNQHGGVINDPVLLRVADDEFWFSISDSDVLLWAQGVNANAGYDVAINEIDVAPVQIQGPKSAPLLEKMFGPHVRQIPYYGLLHETLNGHAVTISRTGFSAEIGFEIYLHDAMLHADDVWPYILEQGKEFNLRVIAPSHIRRLEAGILSYGQDLDIENNPYEVRLGWQVDLTKDNFIGKDALARIKAEGVTQRLVGLKVGGEPITWYNEDFYLVKDADAGRDVGYVTSAFWSPNVGANIALAVMPPTHWKRGTRAKVGLPKDGLVDAEVVRVPFLDPTKERPKTVL; encoded by the coding sequence GTGACGCAATCGCTGGTGATCGACGGACTCAAGCGGCGTCGGGTGCCGATCAACCTGCGGCAGAGCGGGAACAGCGATGCCCGAATCCTCATTTCCACCCGGATCAGGAAATCTCCGTGGTGGCACCTATCGAAGGCCGCCGGATGCTGGGCTTACACCACCTACAACCACCTCTACCACCCGCGCGCGTACGTCAGACCCGAGGACGGCGGGCTCCTCGAGGAATACCGCTACCTGACGCAGCACGTCAGCATGTGGGACGTGGCCGTCGAGCGTCAGATCCAGGTCAAGGGCCCGGACGCCGCCGACTTCGTCAACCTGTTGATCACGCGCGACGTTCACGCCCTCCTGCCGCCGATGCAGGCGCGCTACGTGATTCTGTGCAACCAGCACGGCGGCGTCATCAACGACCCGGTGCTGCTGCGAGTCGCCGACGACGAGTTCTGGTTCAGCATTTCGGACTCCGACGTCCTCCTCTGGGCGCAGGGCGTCAACGCCAACGCCGGCTACGACGTCGCGATCAATGAGATCGACGTTGCGCCGGTGCAGATCCAGGGACCCAAGTCGGCGCCGCTGTTGGAGAAGATGTTCGGCCCGCACGTGCGGCAAATCCCGTACTACGGCCTGCTGCACGAGACGCTGAACGGCCACGCGGTCACGATTTCACGCACCGGCTTCTCCGCCGAGATCGGCTTCGAGATCTACCTGCACGACGCCATGCTCCACGCCGACGACGTCTGGCCGTACATCCTGGAACAGGGCAAGGAGTTCAACCTGCGCGTCATCGCCCCCAGCCACATCCGGCGCTTGGAGGCTGGAATCCTGTCTTACGGCCAGGACTTGGATATCGAAAACAACCCCTACGAAGTGCGGCTCGGATGGCAGGTGGACCTGACCAAGGACAATTTCATCGGCAAGGACGCGCTGGCCAGGATCAAGGCGGAGGGCGTGACGCAGCGCCTGGTCGGATTGAAGGTCGGCGGCGAGCCGATCACCTGGTACAACGAGGACTTCTACCTGGTCAAGGACGCCGACGCCGGACGCGACGTGGGCTACGTCACCAGCGCGTTCTGGTCGCCAAACGTCGGGGCCAACATCGCGCTGGCGGTCATGCCGCCCACCCACTGGAAGCGAGGCACCCGGGCAAAGGTGGGGCTCCCGAAGGATGGTCTCGTGGACGCCGAGGTCGTGCGCGTGCCCTTCCTCGATCCGACCAAGGAGCGACCCAAGACCGTCCTCTAG
- a CDS encoding FAD-dependent oxidoreductase, whose product MPDASLPRHARAVIVGAGIAGCSVAYHLTQLGWRDIAVVDQGPLFETGGSTSHAPGLVFQINASKTMTSFAQHTVDLWTRMELDGIPCAKTVGSLEVAWTPERLADLKRKVGYGLSWDVEAHLLSAAEARRLFPLLSERVLGAMYVPSDIQTRATRPAEAMAREAERNGAVFFGNVKVTGFKIANGRIAGVHTSRGDIETDLVVSAVGIWAPRLGGLAGVPIPLSPMQHLYAVSTPLPELAGSTEEISLPIVRHQDKALYFRQERAAMGIGSYLHDPLLVEAEDIREHGHGPIPPAEMPFAPEHFELGLAAAGEVIPSLEGAGLTRELNGMFSFTTDGFPVLGESPQVPGFWSAQAVWITHAGGVGKAVAEWIVNGEPTIDLRECDIRRFHPHAVSRPYVRQRAAQQYREVYDIIHPRQQMESPRNIRLTPFVARQRELGAVFFESAGWERPQWYDANRDLLDSVDVAGASRTGWAAREWSPTAAAEHAATRERAALFDLSPFAKFELTGPGALGALQRLASNQMDKPVGSITYTPMLTPSGGIKCDLTVTRLGPERFLVVTSGATGPHDLDWIRSHLPEGGSVRVADVSSERCCVGLWGPRARDVLQRVCEDDASDAGFPYMTAKPITVGGVSSLALRISYVGELGWEIYAPVEHGLRLWDALWDAGRPFGLIAAGGGAFDSLRLEKGYRLWGSDIHTEYTPYEAGLGFAVRMRKGEFIGKQALSDRRAQGITRCLCCVTLDDPNRVAMGKEPLMDGDCVLGYVTSANYGNSIGRGIAYGYLPITHAVAGTRVDILYFGERLPATVANDPLYDPDGSRVRA is encoded by the coding sequence ATGCCTGACGCCTCGCTGCCGAGACACGCCCGAGCGGTCATCGTTGGCGCCGGTATCGCCGGCTGCAGCGTGGCCTATCACCTCACGCAGCTTGGCTGGCGGGACATCGCGGTCGTGGACCAGGGCCCGCTATTCGAGACCGGCGGCTCCACCTCCCACGCGCCGGGGCTGGTCTTTCAGATCAACGCCTCCAAGACCATGACCAGCTTCGCGCAACACACCGTCGATCTGTGGACGCGCATGGAGCTCGACGGCATTCCCTGCGCGAAGACCGTGGGAAGCCTGGAGGTGGCCTGGACGCCCGAGCGACTCGCCGACCTGAAACGAAAGGTTGGATATGGCCTGAGCTGGGACGTGGAGGCCCACCTGCTCAGCGCCGCCGAGGCGCGCAGACTCTTCCCGCTCCTTTCGGAGCGCGTGCTGGGGGCCATGTACGTCCCGTCGGACATCCAGACGCGGGCGACCCGGCCGGCCGAGGCGATGGCGCGCGAGGCGGAGCGAAACGGAGCGGTGTTCTTCGGCAACGTCAAGGTGACCGGATTCAAGATAGCCAACGGCCGCATTGCCGGGGTGCATACCAGCCGGGGCGACATCGAGACGGACCTCGTGGTCTCCGCCGTCGGCATCTGGGCGCCGCGGCTCGGCGGACTGGCCGGCGTGCCGATTCCGCTCTCGCCCATGCAGCACCTCTATGCGGTTTCGACTCCGCTGCCGGAGTTGGCCGGCAGCACTGAGGAGATTTCGCTGCCGATCGTGCGCCACCAGGACAAAGCCCTGTACTTCCGGCAAGAAAGGGCGGCCATGGGCATCGGCTCATACCTCCACGATCCGCTGCTGGTCGAAGCGGAGGACATCCGCGAACACGGGCACGGCCCCATCCCGCCGGCCGAAATGCCGTTCGCGCCCGAGCACTTCGAGCTCGGGCTGGCGGCGGCGGGCGAGGTGATTCCCAGCCTGGAAGGCGCGGGCTTGACGCGGGAGCTCAACGGCATGTTCTCGTTCACCACCGACGGCTTTCCCGTGCTCGGCGAATCGCCCCAGGTGCCCGGCTTCTGGTCGGCGCAGGCCGTGTGGATCACCCATGCCGGAGGCGTGGGCAAGGCGGTGGCCGAGTGGATAGTGAACGGCGAGCCGACCATCGACCTGCGGGAGTGCGACATCCGGCGTTTCCATCCCCATGCGGTGAGCCGCCCCTATGTGCGGCAGCGCGCCGCGCAGCAGTACCGCGAGGTCTACGACATCATTCACCCGCGCCAGCAGATGGAGAGCCCCCGCAACATCCGCTTGACGCCCTTCGTTGCGCGGCAACGGGAGCTGGGCGCCGTGTTCTTCGAGAGCGCCGGTTGGGAGCGCCCGCAGTGGTACGACGCCAACCGGGACCTGCTCGACTCAGTTGACGTCGCCGGCGCATCGCGCACCGGCTGGGCGGCGCGTGAATGGTCGCCCACCGCGGCGGCCGAGCATGCGGCCACCCGTGAGCGCGCGGCCCTATTCGACCTCAGCCCGTTCGCAAAGTTCGAGCTGACCGGCCCGGGGGCGCTCGGGGCCCTGCAGCGCCTCGCGTCCAACCAGATGGACAAGCCGGTTGGGTCGATCACCTACACGCCCATGCTCACGCCGAGTGGCGGCATCAAGTGCGACCTCACGGTCACGCGGCTCGGCCCGGAGCGCTTCCTGGTCGTCACCTCTGGCGCCACGGGACCGCATGACCTGGACTGGATCCGGTCGCATCTGCCGGAGGGCGGCTCGGTGCGCGTGGCAGATGTCTCCTCGGAGCGCTGCTGCGTGGGTCTGTGGGGGCCGAGAGCCCGAGACGTGCTCCAACGCGTTTGCGAGGACGACGCCAGCGACGCCGGGTTTCCCTACATGACCGCGAAGCCAATCACCGTGGGCGGAGTTTCGTCGCTGGCGCTGCGCATCTCATACGTGGGAGAACTTGGGTGGGAGATCTACGCGCCTGTCGAGCATGGGTTGCGGCTGTGGGACGCGCTCTGGGACGCGGGCCGGCCGTTCGGCCTGATCGCGGCGGGCGGCGGCGCCTTCGACTCGCTGCGGCTGGAGAAGGGCTATCGGCTGTGGGGCAGCGACATCCATACGGAGTACACCCCATACGAGGCGGGCCTGGGATTCGCGGTGCGAATGCGGAAGGGCGAGTTCATCGGCAAGCAGGCGCTCAGCGATCGACGCGCGCAGGGCATCACCCGCTGCCTGTGCTGCGTCACGCTAGACGACCCCAACCGCGTGGCCATGGGCAAGGAGCCCCTCATGGACGGCGATTGCGTGCTGGGCTACGTGACCAGCGCGAACTACGGTAACTCCATCGGCCGCGGCATCGCGTATGGCTATCTCCCCATCACCCATGCCGTGGCGGGAACGAGGGTGGACATCCTCTACTTTGGCGAGCGGCTGCCCGCGACCGTGGCGAACGATCCGCTCTACGATCCGGACGGCAGCAGGGTGAGGGCGTGA
- a CDS encoding phytanoyl-CoA dioxygenase family protein, whose protein sequence is MDADCLRHALTAAEHDAFERDGFLRVEGALTRDHTAQLVEVIDRLHRDGRLVAPATYAGVTNRVQHLNAVGLDPAFVDLIDHPTTFPKVWGILGWNIFLLNTHLMLTPPEPRDGPRGPGGWHQDNGRRTLDMPEIEVPARLSLKVGYFLTDVTKPDMGNFWVVPGSHRRRSVGVQPGAGGLVPGSEPVLLRAGDALIFDARVWHSGSPNYSKLTRKVLFFAFAYRWLHSDNVLPQGHAARDTTDPIRRQLLDIIDSGAGRMEVTDETVPLRAWLTEHQPELAARYEY, encoded by the coding sequence GTGGACGCCGACTGCCTGAGACACGCGCTGACCGCGGCGGAGCACGACGCCTTCGAACGCGACGGATTTCTGCGCGTCGAGGGCGCGCTCACGCGGGATCACACCGCCCAACTCGTCGAAGTGATCGACCGTCTCCATCGAGACGGTCGGCTCGTCGCCCCAGCGACCTATGCCGGCGTCACCAACCGGGTGCAGCACCTGAACGCGGTGGGGCTTGATCCGGCGTTCGTGGACCTCATCGACCACCCGACGACCTTCCCGAAAGTGTGGGGAATCTTGGGCTGGAACATCTTCCTGCTCAACACCCATCTCATGCTCACGCCGCCGGAGCCGCGCGATGGACCGCGAGGACCGGGGGGCTGGCACCAAGACAACGGTCGCAGGACCCTCGACATGCCCGAGATCGAGGTGCCGGCGCGGCTGTCGTTGAAAGTCGGCTACTTCCTCACCGATGTCACCAAGCCGGACATGGGCAACTTCTGGGTGGTGCCGGGGAGTCACCGGCGCCGAAGCGTCGGCGTCCAGCCCGGAGCCGGCGGTCTCGTTCCAGGGTCGGAGCCGGTTCTCCTGCGTGCCGGTGACGCATTGATCTTCGATGCGCGCGTGTGGCATAGCGGGAGCCCGAACTACTCGAAGCTAACGCGCAAGGTCTTGTTCTTCGCCTTTGCCTACCGCTGGTTGCACTCGGACAACGTGCTGCCGCAAGGGCACGCAGCGCGTGACACGACAGACCCGATCCGACGACAACTGCTTGACATAATCGACAGTGGCGCCGGCCGCATGGAGGTCACCGACGAGACCGTTCCCCTGCGGGCGTGGCTCACGGAGCATCAGCCCGAGCTTGCCGCGCGGTATGAATATTAG
- a CDS encoding GNAT family N-acetyltransferase, with translation MSRDPNDRVELTTERLLLRPFEVGDVDDVLAYASDPELARFLDLPQPYTRDDAEEYIARRILDDWANEAMFAIVWERRVVGSIGLHINVRHDTAELGYALARHMWGRGIVPEAGRALIDWGFERYALHKVFAESDVRNRQSWRVMEKLGMTREGLLRGRHKARDGHVDFVYYGVLREEWERARGDSA, from the coding sequence ATGAGCCGCGACCCAAACGACCGCGTCGAGTTGACCACCGAGAGACTGCTTCTGCGGCCGTTCGAAGTCGGTGACGTCGACGACGTGCTGGCCTACGCGTCGGATCCCGAGCTTGCGCGCTTCCTCGACCTGCCCCAGCCCTACACGCGTGACGATGCCGAGGAATACATCGCGCGGCGGATTCTTGATGATTGGGCGAACGAGGCAATGTTCGCGATCGTCTGGGAGCGGCGCGTTGTCGGCAGCATCGGGCTGCATATCAACGTGCGACACGATACGGCCGAGCTCGGCTACGCGCTGGCACGTCACATGTGGGGCCGCGGAATCGTGCCGGAGGCCGGGCGGGCCCTCATCGACTGGGGCTTCGAGCGATATGCCCTGCACAAGGTCTTCGCGGAGTCGGATGTGAGGAACCGGCAATCGTGGCGCGTCATGGAGAAGCTGGGCATGACGCGCGAGGGATTGCTGCGGGGCCGTCACAAGGCGCGAGACGGACACGTGGACTTTGTCTACTACGGCGTCCTGCGCGAGGAGTGGGAACGGGCGCGGGGGGACTCGGCCTAG
- a CDS encoding DUF1330 domain-containing protein codes for MAGYVIVNDEITDDAAFAEFRQKVGATVAAHGGRYLVRGGATEVIDGDWAPDRLVVIEFDSVDQAKAWLNSAEFLAIKDLRVSSASASVVVAEGV; via the coding sequence ATGGCCGGATACGTGATCGTGAATGACGAGATTACGGACGACGCTGCCTTTGCCGAGTTTCGCCAGAAGGTCGGGGCGACCGTGGCGGCTCACGGCGGCAGATATCTCGTGCGCGGCGGCGCCACGGAGGTCATCGACGGTGACTGGGCTCCCGACCGCCTCGTCGTCATCGAGTTCGACAGCGTGGACCAGGCGAAGGCGTGGCTGAACTCGGCCGAGTTTCTGGCGATCAAGGACCTTCGCGTCAGCTCCGCCAGCGCCAGCGTGGTGGTCGCCGAGGGCGTCTGA
- a CDS encoding amidohydrolase family protein: MIIDTQVHIFEKAHGVERSIRMHYTWHEMSAELLLDEMNYAGVDKCFLISYTAEDIWPDLGDTWNDPSINQITKEYFTDALAAADHDRFIWFTDHINPDRPGYLDRIREDLDAGAVGLKIFPAYTGHWPSDPGLCKVYELCAERDVPIIMAWERWNDPRLRACVSDYKEFLGLFDPVARDFPTVKFLLTHWGCFTWGDQWLANCRPPFPSLEPFVALLNRHEHLYTDIAAITIFFGDEIAWKNGGLQGPEWEYPYANGLALLEGLVRGAGVERVMWGTDWPWTEGRCTYKQNLTMVTTHADFLSDEEKRLVHGVNAAKFAGLSID; this comes from the coding sequence GTGATCATCGACACCCAGGTCCACATCTTCGAAAAGGCGCACGGCGTCGAGCGCAGCATCCGGATGCACTACACCTGGCACGAAATGTCGGCCGAGCTGCTGCTGGACGAGATGAACTACGCCGGCGTGGACAAGTGCTTCCTCATCAGCTACACGGCGGAGGACATCTGGCCGGACCTTGGCGACACCTGGAACGATCCGTCCATCAACCAAATCACCAAGGAATACTTTACCGACGCCCTCGCCGCCGCCGACCATGACCGCTTCATCTGGTTCACCGACCACATCAACCCCGACCGGCCTGGATACCTCGACCGGATCCGGGAGGACCTCGACGCGGGGGCCGTGGGGCTCAAAATCTTTCCCGCCTATACCGGCCACTGGCCGTCCGATCCCGGCCTGTGCAAGGTCTACGAGCTGTGCGCCGAGCGCGACGTGCCGATCATCATGGCCTGGGAGCGCTGGAACGATCCGCGGCTGCGCGCCTGCGTGTCGGACTACAAGGAGTTTCTCGGCCTCTTCGATCCCGTGGCGCGCGACTTCCCCACGGTCAAATTCCTGCTGACGCATTGGGGTTGCTTCACCTGGGGCGACCAGTGGCTGGCCAACTGCCGTCCGCCGTTTCCGTCGTTGGAGCCATTCGTGGCGCTGCTGAACCGGCACGAGCACCTCTACACCGACATCGCCGCCATCACGATCTTCTTCGGCGACGAGATCGCGTGGAAGAACGGTGGTCTACAAGGCCCGGAGTGGGAATACCCCTACGCCAATGGCCTTGCGCTGCTCGAGGGTCTGGTTCGGGGCGCGGGCGTCGAGCGCGTCATGTGGGGCACGGATTGGCCGTGGACCGAGGGCCGCTGCACCTACAAGCAGAACCTCACCATGGTCACCACGCACGCCGACTTCCTGTCGGACGAGGAGAAGCGGCTCGTCCACGGCGTCAACGCGGCGAAGTTCGCCGGGCTGTCGATCGACTGA
- a CDS encoding D-2-hydroxyacid dehydrogenase produces the protein MPDHRIVLTYDPDVTLVDRVRAALPHRSLEIVRELSPEALPQAMPGTTILFGNYLSPTALRAARDLRWIQTVGAGVDVLLSVDLTSTDVVVTNTSGAFGVQIAEHALSLMFALARRLPGALHSQAARRYEPEPRDDLFELTGKTLGIVGFGDVGQALARRARGIGMRVIALRRSPGSSPATHPPLADPALDPLADSDRGDASALVYEVLGPDRLDELLRESDVVVNAAPLTDATVGMFGREQFARMRSTACFINLGRGETVDQDALIDALRDGVIAGAGLDVTTPEPLPPNSPLWALPNVILTAHYAGWSDTMLDRIYAIFADNLRRFDRGEPLRNRVDLRAGY, from the coding sequence GTGCCCGACCACCGCATCGTTCTCACCTACGACCCCGACGTGACGCTAGTGGACCGCGTTCGCGCCGCGCTGCCGCACCGGTCGCTCGAGATCGTGCGGGAGCTTTCCCCGGAAGCGCTGCCCCAGGCGATGCCCGGCACGACGATCCTCTTTGGCAACTACCTCTCCCCGACGGCGCTGCGAGCGGCGCGCGACCTGCGCTGGATTCAGACCGTGGGCGCGGGAGTAGACGTGCTGCTGTCGGTCGATCTCACGTCGACGGACGTCGTCGTCACCAACACCAGCGGGGCGTTCGGCGTCCAGATCGCCGAGCACGCGCTATCGCTGATGTTCGCCTTGGCCCGCCGCCTGCCCGGCGCGCTGCACTCACAGGCGGCGCGGCGCTACGAACCCGAGCCCCGCGACGACCTTTTCGAGCTGACCGGCAAGACGCTCGGCATCGTGGGGTTCGGCGACGTGGGTCAGGCGTTGGCGCGCCGCGCGCGCGGCATTGGCATGCGCGTGATCGCGCTGCGTCGCTCGCCGGGCAGTTCGCCCGCGACGCACCCGCCGCTGGCGGACCCGGCGCTCGACCCGCTGGCCGACTCGGACCGCGGCGATGCGTCGGCGCTCGTGTACGAGGTGTTGGGACCCGACCGGCTGGACGAGCTGCTGCGCGAGTCCGACGTGGTGGTCAACGCCGCGCCCCTGACGGACGCAACCGTGGGCATGTTCGGCCGGGAGCAGTTCGCTCGCATGCGCTCCACCGCCTGCTTCATCAACCTGGGACGCGGCGAAACGGTGGACCAGGACGCGCTGATCGACGCGCTGCGCGACGGCGTCATCGCCGGGGCGGGCCTGGACGTCACCACGCCCGAGCCACTGCCGCCGAATTCGCCTCTCTGGGCGCTGCCCAACGTCATCCTCACCGCGCACTACGCCGGTTGGTCGGACACCATGCTCGACCGCATCTACGCGATCTTCGCGGACAACCTCCGCCGTTTCGACCGCGGCGAGCCGCTACGGAACCGGGTAGACCTGCGGGCGGGGTATTGA